A single region of the Lates calcarifer isolate ASB-BC8 linkage group LG3, TLL_Latcal_v3, whole genome shotgun sequence genome encodes:
- the aste1b gene encoding protein asteroid homolog 1: protein MGVQGLTTYVEGNRQFLQDVKFRDSRLVIDGCSLYFRLYFTHGLDQQHGGDYDAFARVLIQFLSALAACNIQPFVVLDGGMDPSDKKFATLRQRLQSKIKEADNISHGRNGSVLPILTRDVFIQVLIQRGVPLVQCPAEADWEIACLAHQWNCPVLTNDSDFYIFDLPGGYMPLSFFQWTNLSGKASHRYISARCYTASGLCHWFGGMNRELLPLCAVLIGNDYGTPKDAETLLALIDVSTLGRGGGRGRGRAPSSRIEGLLMWLSSFSSPAEALGEVSRLMGEDGGGGKRGQRGGLSSQLWAGMQEYHITPQSSLARWFSGGKAAPVGRTSGLAQLPGCLSQAAAQGLLSPLVVDALVMRRVLLVPQVENSKLPSSHCSARTIRQAIYGILQQRGQAQDERVQENISQGIRGGRGRGGRGRGGGYGGGGRGQGSFTQQGMYVGNSFQQAAGVATVQAQGSSALICVEEYDRLDLNLKKNQVDAHPPRTPICLDTLGQAPVAVCLGVLYEVLGVKESSLAAVPPHLRLAVAVTGFWLREATPTPSQLLLQALVLGMVYGELSWNNQPGATHYQYAVPQINWAAERHVWAGLDRQRVRPGERRGLDIGAAHSFSQWQACLWSALSLNQLLLLPLPDIHLSWLFSGTLVHGLIRYLKGGRAAESLLAGGSLSAQLYSSLLDAVRSCGSKVHPSASSAARRGRRGRGRGRRGRRGGGRGARGGGQGTEEINNRFALLMSEEESDDDW from the exons ATGGGTGTCCAGGGTCTGACCACCTATGTGGAGGGGAACAGACAATTCCTCCAAGATGTGAAGTTCAGGGACAGTCGCCTAGTTATTGATGGCTGCAGTCTGTATTTCCGTCTCTACTTTACCCACGGTTTGGACCAGCAACATGGAGGGGACTATGATGCGTTCGCTCGCGTGCTCATCCAGTTCCTCTCTGCCCTGGCAGCCTGCAACATCCAGCCATTTGTGGTACTGGATGGAG ggATGGACCCCAGCGACAAGAAGTTTGCCACTCTGCGGCAACGTCTGCAGTCCAAAATAAAGGAGGCAGACAATATTTCTCATGGCCGCAATGGCTCTGTTCTCCCCATCCTCACAAGAGACGTCTTCATTCAGGTCCTCATCCAGAGAGGAGTCCCATTGGTCCAGTGTCCAGCTGAGGCTGACTGGGAGATTGCGTGTTTGGCTCACCAGTGGAACTGCCCAGTTCTGACCAATGACAGTGACTTCTATATCTTTGACCTACCAG GTGGTTACATGCCACTcagttttttccagtggaccAACCTTAGCGGTAAAGCCTCTCATCGCTACATCTCAGCCCGCTGCTACACCGCTAGCGGCCTTTGTCACTGGTTTGGGGGCATGAACCGGGAGTTGCTACCCCTATGTGCTGTCCTGATTGGTAATGATTATGGCACTCCAAAAGATGCTGAAACACTTCTTGCTCTGATAGATGTGAGTACATTAGGGAGAGGTGGTGGCAGGGGTAGAGGTAGGGCACCCTCCTCCCGCATCGAGGGCCTCCTCATGTGGCTGTCTTCTTTCTCGAGCCCGGCGGAGGCCCTGGGGGAAGTGAGCAGGCTAATGGGGGAAGACGGTGGTGGGGgcaagagaggacagagaggtggGCTCAGTTCACAGCTGTGGGCAGGTATGCAGGAGTACCACATCACTCCGCAGAGCTCTCTGGCTCGCTGGTTCTCTGGAGGCAAGGCAGCTCCAGTAGGGCGGACCTCTGGGCTCGCGCAGCTACCAGGGTGCCTTTCACAGGCTGCAGCTCAGGGGCTGCTGTCGCCCTTGGTGGTGGATGCTCTGGTAATGCGTAGGGTCCTTCTCGTCCCACAGGTGGAGAACAGCAAACTGCCCAGCAGCCACTGTAGTGCCAGAACTATACGTCAGGCCATATATGGGATATTACAGCAAAGAGGCCAGGCACAGGATGAAAGGGTGCAAGAAAACATCAGCCAGGGTATAAGAGGTGGGAGAGGACGAGGGggaagaggacgaggaggtGGTTATGGCGGTGGAGGTAGGGGTCAAGGATCATTTACACAGCAGGGTATGTATGTAGGAAACAGCTTTCAACAGGCAGCTGGTGTAGCTACAGTGCAGGCTCAGGGCTCCAGTGCCCTCATTTGTGTGGAGGAATACGATCGTCTGGACCTGAACTTGAAGAAAAACCAAGTGGATGCACATCCACCCAGAACCCCAATATGTCTGGATACACTTGGCCAG GCTCCTGTGGCAGTTTGTCTTGGTGTCCTTTATGAAGTTTTAGGGGTGAAGGAGTCTTCCCTGGCTGCTGTGCCTCCCCACCTGAGGCTCGCTGTTGCAGTAACAGGCTTCTGGCTGCGAGAGGCCACACCAACACCCTCACAGCTCCTGCTCCAGGCTTTGGTGCTGGGCATGGTTTATGGAGAACTGTCTTGGAACAACCAGCCTGGAGCTACCCATTACCAATACGCTG TCCCACAGATAAACTGGGCTGCGGAGCGCCACGTGTGGGCAGGGCTGGACCGACAGCGTGTGAGACCGGGGGAGAGGCGGGGCTTGGACATTGGAGCGGCTCACAGTTTCAGCCAATGGCAGGCCTGCCTCTGGAGCGCACTGTCTCTCAATCAGCTattgctgctgccactgcctgACATCCACCTGTCGTG GTTGTTCAGCGGTACCCTGGTGCACGGCCTAATCAGATATCTAAAAGGGGGCCGAGCTGCCGAATCTCTCCTAGCTGGGGGCTCCTTGTCAGCACAGCTCTACTCCTCTCTCCTGGATGCTGTGAGGAGCTGCGGCTCCAAAGTCCATCCCTCCGCCTCCTCAGCAGCCAGGAGGGGGAGAAGAGGCAGAGGCCgtggaaggagaggaagaaggggaggTGGGAGAGGAGCGCGGGGAGGAGGGCAAGGGACAGAGGAGATAAACAACAGGTTTGCTCTTCTGATGAGTGAGGAGGAGTCTGATGATGATTGGTGA